GTTTGCGTGAGTTGCCTCCAGAGCTCTCTGATAAAAAATTCAAGCAGTTGACGGAGAGTTCCAAAGTATCTAAGTTTGACGCCAAAGGCGTCTGCGGCTGCACTCGGTCATAGAAAAATGCAAGCATTTTTCTGCGACGCTCGTTTTGCACGCTATTCAGTAAGGAAGAATTCGAGGCGTATCAGAAAATGTATCACGAAAGATGGGATCATAATGTCCTAAGACGGGGCTTCTTTAAGGAATTCGCGGATGATATCAACGCGAAAATCGCCGAGAATGTTTCTAAAAGCGTTTCTGATACCAAGCGTGAAATCGCCAAGAAAATGAAAGCTTTGAAAGAACCTGTCGAAAAAATCGCTGAAATTACAGGTCTTACCGAAGACGAAGTCAACGCTTTGTAGGTTCCCAATTTTGGAACTGAGAAAAAAAACGCTCTAGATCGCTTGCGGGTAAGCAATGCGAATCCAGAACTTTTGAAAACCATGGAGCAGTACATGTTCGACGAAATGCATGCCCCGCATCTTTAGTATCTTTTATTTCGTAAATTAACATTATGCGGCTTTGTTGGCTGCCCCAAGGAAGGTGAAAATGTCGAGTTTAAAGTCTATTTTGAAAACTGTTCAAGAAAAGATCAATCCGCCCAAGGAGCGGAACTCCATCACGGTAGATGATGTTTCGATGGATTTTCCGCTGGTGTTCGATGGCAACGGTAAGATGTATTTTTTCAAGCTGGACCGTTACGTTTATATCAAGGGCACGCGCTATACCAAGCTCGATAAAAAGAGCCGCCCGTTCTTGCTGACTTGCCGTTTCAGAAGGGGCTTTATGTCCGATGGCGCGTCTGCACCCGAATTTGCAAAAATGTTCGTACCCGATATCAAGAAAGGCGACGATGTTTACAATGCAGCCCCGTTCATCCACGATGGTCTTTATATGTACCAAGGCAATATCAATGGACTCAACATGACTCGCGAAGAATGCGATGATATCCTCCGTGGAATCTGGAGAATTGCTGGCATGAGCCGCGTTGTTGCAGGCGCTGCCGACGTGGGAGTCCATGTCTTTGCGGGTTCACCAACCCATTGGGGCAACGATTCCAACAACTGCAAGCATCTGTTCGAAGCAAAGTTCGAATATCGTTAA
The sequence above is a segment of the Fibrobacter succinogenes genome. Coding sequences within it:
- a CDS encoding DUF1353 domain-containing protein yields the protein MSSLKSILKTVQEKINPPKERNSITVDDVSMDFPLVFDGNGKMYFFKLDRYVYIKGTRYTKLDKKSRPFLLTCRFRRGFMSDGASAPEFAKMFVPDIKKGDDVYNAAPFIHDGLYMYQGNINGLNMTREECDDILRGIWRIAGMSRVVAGAADVGVHVFAGSPTHWGNDSNNCKHLFEAKFEYR